In a single window of the Nitrospinota bacterium genome:
- the sdhB gene encoding succinate dehydrogenase iron-sulfur subunit has product MAKVTFRIFRYNPDKEQASRYQDYIVSLEPGVTLLNCLNKIKWEIDPTLSYRMSCGSAICGSCAMKVNGHALLACKTQASELVRDGVIQIDPIGNSPVMRDLVVDLEPFWGAFRKVEPYLMPDSRDNPERERLQTAAQFLKIDAATQCIMCAACWSDCNSLEVDNLFYGPAALAKAQRFIYDSRDAKKRDRLVEISKLHGMWDCTHCGECSTRCPTEVKPLARIEEIREAAMAEGVHGNNGARHALAFRETVSKRGLLDENYVPVRSVGFFNIMGLLELLPVGLRMFIRRKNPPIIPHGIDNRKEVRKIFSRQKEFRRD; this is encoded by the coding sequence ATGGCTAAAGTAACGTTTCGGATATTCCGGTACAACCCGGACAAAGAGCAGGCTTCGCGCTACCAGGATTACATTGTAAGCCTGGAGCCGGGCGTAACGCTGTTAAACTGCCTTAACAAGATCAAGTGGGAGATAGACCCCACGCTCTCCTACCGCATGTCCTGCGGGTCGGCCATCTGCGGCTCCTGCGCCATGAAGGTTAACGGCCACGCCCTGCTGGCCTGCAAAACCCAGGCTTCGGAGCTGGTGAGGGACGGCGTGATACAGATAGACCCCATCGGCAACTCGCCGGTCATGCGGGACCTGGTGGTGGACCTGGAGCCTTTCTGGGGCGCTTTCCGCAAGGTTGAGCCGTACCTTATGCCCGACAGCCGGGACAACCCGGAAAGGGAGCGGCTCCAGACCGCCGCGCAGTTCCTCAAGATAGACGCCGCCACCCAGTGCATCATGTGCGCCGCCTGCTGGTCGGACTGCAACTCGCTGGAGGTGGACAACCTTTTCTACGGCCCAGCCGCGCTGGCCAAGGCCCAGCGGTTCATATACGACTCCCGCGACGCCAAAAAGCGCGACCGGCTGGTTGAGATAAGCAAACTTCACGGCATGTGGGACTGCACCCATTGCGGCGAGTGTTCCACCCGTTGCCCCACCGAGGTTAAACCCCTGGCGCGCATCGAGGAGATCCGCGAGGCGGCCATGGCCGAAGGGGTCCACGGCAACAACGGCGCCCGGCACGCCCTGGCGTTCCGCGAAACCGTAAGCAAACGGGGCCTGCTGGACGAGAACTACGTTCCCGTGCGGAGCGTGGGGTTCTTCAACATAATGGGGCTTCTGGAGTTGCTTCCCGTGGGTCTGCGCATGTTCATCCGCCGGAAGAACCCGCCCATAATTCCTCACGGCATAGACAACCGCAAGGAAGTTAGGAAGATATTCTCCCGCCAGAAAGAATTCAGGCGGGACTGA
- a CDS encoding CoB--CoM heterodisulfide reductase iron-sulfur subunit B family protein yields the protein MKYALYTGCVAKGAGRELLAATYSACGKLGIELVEMTDAACCGAGVINEDNPILGDIINARTFAQAEKMGLPIMNICTTCQGVHRKCQIKLAADPARMEKVNAELKKDTGLEYKGQVKVRHFYEALLEEYGLERLAKAVTRPLTGMKVAAFYGCYAMRPHEYSDLTDPDDPNELERIITTLGATPVKYGERLKCCGFPILMMNKRNALKLTGNAVAGAKNAGATGMVTPCPLCHLNLDAYQPEIDKSLRMPVWHIPQLVAYALGATPEELMLKTHIIRPKEAFALV from the coding sequence ATGAAATACGCTTTATATACCGGATGCGTGGCCAAGGGCGCCGGGCGCGAACTTCTGGCCGCCACTTATTCCGCTTGCGGCAAGCTGGGCATCGAGCTTGTGGAAATGACGGATGCGGCCTGTTGCGGCGCCGGGGTGATTAACGAGGACAATCCCATCCTAGGCGACATCATCAACGCCCGCACCTTCGCCCAGGCGGAGAAAATGGGCCTGCCCATCATGAACATCTGCACCACCTGCCAGGGCGTCCACCGCAAATGCCAGATAAAGCTTGCGGCGGACCCGGCGCGGATGGAAAAAGTGAACGCCGAGCTTAAGAAAGACACCGGGCTGGAATACAAGGGTCAGGTGAAGGTGCGCCATTTTTACGAGGCGCTTCTGGAGGAATACGGGCTTGAACGGCTTGCCAAGGCGGTGACGCGGCCCCTCACCGGCATGAAGGTGGCCGCTTTCTACGGCTGTTACGCCATGCGCCCCCACGAATATTCGGATCTGACGGATCCGGACGACCCCAATGAGCTGGAGCGGATAATAACCACCCTGGGCGCCACGCCGGTGAAGTATGGCGAAAGGCTCAAATGTTGCGGGTTCCCCATCCTTATGATGAACAAGCGCAACGCCTTGAAGCTTACGGGCAACGCTGTGGCGGGCGCAAAAAACGCCGGAGCCACTGGCATGGTGACACCCTGCCCTCTTTGCCATCTGAATCTGGACGCCTATCAGCCGGAGATAGACAAGAGCCTGAGAATGCCGGTGTGGCACATACCCCAGCTTGTGGCGTATGCGTTGGGAGCCACCCCGGAGGAGTTGATGCTTAAGACCCACATCATCCGCCCCAAGGAAGCGTTCGCGCTGGTGTAA
- a CDS encoding hybrid sensor histidine kinase/response regulator codes for MVNLNAEDSSKIITVPPSAPVILAVDDDESNLLMLKRPLTKEGYLLITAMSGPDALEILRSRPVDVVLLDWMMPEMTGLEVLRAIKADPALSLIPVIMVTARSGPEDLKEGLDTGANDYLRKPVDRMELLARVKAALRERRMKLELVDANESLKELNKMKDEFISILSHDLRTPLSIIIGYSHAVISGMMGSADQQATMALDIINKSAKRQLALVDNLLDLARIEAGAMTLEKKPARLGDLLSECVKGVGVVADIKNISLTLEAPEGEPEINLDETKIIQAINNLVANAIKFTPQGGSVTVTYSITGGEAVTRVKDTGPGIAPEDTGKLFEKFTQLKTKATGGEKGAGLGLTIAQKVVELHGGKLWVESQPGEGASFIFSLPLAG; via the coding sequence ATGGTGAACTTGAACGCTGAAGACTCTTCCAAAATCATTACCGTTCCTCCTTCCGCGCCCGTGATACTCGCCGTGGACGACGATGAGAGCAACCTGCTTATGCTCAAACGTCCGCTGACCAAGGAGGGGTATCTGTTAATCACCGCCATGTCCGGCCCCGATGCTTTGGAAATCCTCCGTTCGCGCCCTGTGGACGTGGTTCTGCTGGACTGGATGATGCCGGAGATGACAGGGCTGGAGGTTCTGCGCGCCATAAAGGCCGACCCGGCCTTGAGCCTGATACCGGTGATAATGGTGACGGCCCGTTCCGGCCCGGAAGATTTAAAAGAGGGGCTGGATACCGGCGCCAACGATTATCTGCGAAAACCCGTGGACAGGATGGAGCTATTGGCCCGGGTAAAGGCCGCCCTGCGGGAGCGGCGGATGAAGCTTGAGCTGGTGGACGCCAACGAAAGCTTAAAAGAACTCAACAAGATGAAGGATGAGTTCATCTCCATCCTTTCGCATGACTTGCGAACGCCTTTGTCCATCATCATCGGTTATTCGCATGCGGTCATCTCCGGCATGATGGGAAGCGCCGACCAGCAGGCCACCATGGCGCTGGACATAATAAACAAATCCGCCAAACGCCAGTTGGCGCTGGTGGACAACCTGCTGGACCTGGCCCGGATAGAGGCGGGGGCCATGACGCTGGAGAAAAAACCGGCAAGGCTGGGCGACCTTCTGAGCGAATGCGTGAAGGGGGTGGGCGTGGTGGCGGATATAAAGAACATATCCCTGACGCTGGAAGCGCCGGAGGGCGAGCCGGAGATAAACCTTGATGAAACGAAGATAATCCAGGCCATCAACAACCTGGTGGCCAACGCCATAAAGTTCACGCCGCAAGGGGGGAGCGTTACGGTCACATATTCCATCACCGGCGGCGAGGCTGTAACGCGGGTGAAAGACACGGGCCCGGGCATAGCCCCGGAGGATACAGGCAAGCTGTTCGAAAAGTTCACCCAGTTGAAGACCAAGGCCACCGGCGGGGAGAAAGGCGCGGGGCTGGGACTTACCATCGCCCAAAAAGTGGTGGAGCTTCACGGCGGAAAACTGTGGGTGGAGAGCCAGCCGGGGGAGGGCGCAAGTTTCATTTTCAGCCTGCCGCTGGCGGGCTAG
- a CDS encoding DUF1538 domain-containing protein, which yields MQKKPLSIRYGEYMGHVAVRHNKVSFNDITRHHAPVGDTAERTYALLKVKLLPRDVYRLLAPYVSARFVEQLKNVAPLGLYLAMFQLLALAVQINEPWIILGGFLSVVAGLACFMEGIKVGLMPLAETLGDRLPAKSSLPVVLIITFILGVGVTFAEPAIGALQMAGKSADPVRAALLSELLGQWRWPLVLVIGLGVGVAAVVGALRFIYGWSLKPIIYISLLPTALLTAYAMTDEQLEKAVGLAWDCGAITTGPITVPLVLAMGIGIASAAGKGDEPLSGFGVVTMASIFPVFGVLALAYYVHWQSPGMLPAYAIEPALAPNMVPWHETPPFADMVAGLRAVAPVAVFLYLVLRLVVRERIKRANIVIYGITLCLVGMALFNVGLTFGLTRLGEQSGSIAPAAFESIKGVAGSPLFSWWVGVPVALAFTAILGFGATMAEPALAATGMTVENLTNGAYKKTFLIYSVSAGVGAGMALGIAKTVFALKLGWLLLPAYAMAVALTYFSSEEFVNIAWDCAGVTTGPVTVPLALALGLGFGGAVGASEGFGILALASAGPVISVLATGLWIKWKIRMSHK from the coding sequence ATGCAAAAAAAGCCTTTGTCCATCCGCTATGGCGAATACATGGGCCATGTGGCGGTAAGGCACAATAAAGTCAGTTTTAACGACATAACCCGCCACCACGCCCCCGTGGGCGACACCGCCGAAAGGACCTATGCACTATTGAAGGTGAAACTCCTGCCCCGGGACGTTTACCGCCTGCTCGCCCCCTATGTTAGTGCCAGGTTCGTGGAACAGTTGAAAAACGTGGCCCCGCTGGGGCTTTACCTGGCGATGTTCCAGCTGTTGGCGCTGGCTGTCCAGATAAACGAACCGTGGATTATCCTCGGCGGGTTCCTCTCCGTGGTGGCCGGGCTGGCCTGTTTCATGGAAGGTATCAAGGTGGGCCTGATGCCCCTTGCCGAAACCCTGGGGGACAGGCTACCGGCCAAATCCTCCTTGCCGGTGGTGCTCATTATCACGTTCATCCTCGGCGTGGGGGTCACGTTCGCCGAACCGGCCATCGGGGCGCTCCAGATGGCTGGCAAATCCGCGGATCCCGTCCGGGCCGCGCTGTTGAGCGAGCTGTTGGGCCAATGGCGGTGGCCGCTGGTATTGGTCATAGGCCTTGGGGTGGGCGTGGCGGCGGTGGTGGGCGCGTTGCGGTTCATATACGGGTGGAGCTTGAAACCCATCATCTACATAAGCCTGCTTCCAACCGCCTTGCTTACGGCTTACGCAATGACCGACGAACAGCTGGAAAAAGCCGTGGGGCTGGCGTGGGATTGCGGCGCCATCACCACCGGCCCCATCACCGTTCCATTGGTGCTGGCGATGGGCATCGGCATAGCTTCCGCCGCGGGCAAAGGGGACGAGCCTTTGTCCGGATTCGGTGTGGTAACCATGGCCTCCATATTCCCCGTGTTCGGCGTGCTGGCGCTGGCCTATTACGTTCACTGGCAGTCGCCCGGCATGCTCCCAGCCTACGCTATCGAACCGGCTTTGGCGCCCAATATGGTTCCATGGCACGAAACGCCCCCTTTCGCGGACATGGTCGCAGGATTGCGGGCGGTGGCCCCGGTGGCGGTTTTCCTTTACCTGGTATTGCGCCTTGTGGTGCGGGAGCGGATCAAACGCGCCAACATCGTGATATACGGCATCACCCTGTGCCTCGTGGGAATGGCCCTGTTCAACGTGGGGCTTACATTCGGCCTGACCCGGCTTGGGGAACAGTCCGGCTCCATAGCCCCGGCCGCTTTCGAGAGTATCAAGGGCGTGGCCGGATCGCCCCTGTTTTCCTGGTGGGTGGGTGTGCCGGTGGCGCTGGCTTTCACCGCCATCCTGGGTTTTGGCGCCACCATGGCCGAGCCTGCGCTGGCGGCCACGGGCATGACCGTGGAGAACCTCACCAACGGCGCTTACAAGAAAACCTTCCTGATCTATTCCGTGTCCGCCGGAGTGGGCGCAGGCATGGCGCTGGGCATCGCCAAAACCGTATTCGCGCTGAAACTGGGCTGGCTGTTGTTACCCGCTTACGCCATGGCCGTGGCTCTTACATATTTTTCCTCCGAAGAGTTCGTCAACATAGCGTGGGACTGCGCCGGGGTAACCACCGGGCCGGTGACAGTTCCATTGGCGCTGGCGTTGGGCCTTGGGTTCGGCGGGGCGGTGGGCGCCAGCGAAGGGTTCGGCATTTTGGCGCTGGCCTCGGCGGGGCCGGTGATTTCCGTGCTGGCCACGGGGCTTTGGATAAAATGGAAGATCAGGATGAGCCATAAGTGA
- a CDS encoding P-II family nitrogen regulator: MDNNTGEQITALTDVALITCIVQKGMADEVTRAAMEAGAQGSTVYYARGHGMRERLGVLGVAVDAEKEVINIVVSTEQANRVFEKMCVAGKLSTPGMGFMYMTHLDKAATYVPPEVIEKYSRKAR, translated from the coding sequence ATGGACAATAACACCGGCGAACAGATAACCGCGCTCACCGATGTGGCGCTCATAACCTGCATCGTGCAGAAAGGCATGGCCGACGAAGTTACCCGCGCCGCCATGGAGGCCGGGGCGCAAGGCTCCACGGTGTATTACGCCCGGGGCCACGGCATGCGGGAGCGGCTGGGCGTGCTAGGCGTGGCGGTGGACGCGGAAAAAGAGGTGATAAACATAGTGGTGTCCACGGAGCAGGCCAACCGGGTGTTCGAGAAAATGTGCGTGGCCGGGAAACTGTCCACCCCCGGCATGGGTTTCATGTACATGACCCATCTGGACAAGGCGGCCACCTACGTTCCGCCGGAGGTTATAGAGAAATACTCCCGCAAGGCCAGGTAG
- a CDS encoding ATP-binding cassette domain-containing protein: MLGIENLRAGFGGKTVLDIKEWRVNQGEHWAVLGPSGCGKTTLLNIVAGLLAPSSGRVIVAGEDITAMPQPAKDRFRGANIGVMFQRFHLVEAMTVSENLLLAQYMAGVKQDRARVAETLADLNISDKAGSRPSRLSSGQAQRAAVARAVVNRPKVILADEPTSSLDDGHCQSTVGLLESVAREFNATLVIVTHDGRIKPRFTNRLELE, from the coding sequence ATGCTTGGCATCGAAAATTTGCGGGCCGGGTTCGGCGGCAAAACCGTTCTGGATATTAAGGAATGGCGGGTAAACCAGGGGGAGCATTGGGCGGTCCTGGGCCCGTCCGGGTGCGGTAAAACCACTCTATTGAACATAGTGGCAGGGCTGTTGGCGCCCAGTTCCGGCAGGGTGATAGTGGCCGGGGAAGACATCACCGCCATGCCCCAACCGGCCAAAGACAGGTTCCGGGGGGCCAACATAGGCGTCATGTTCCAGCGGTTCCACCTGGTGGAGGCCATGACGGTATCGGAGAACCTTTTGCTGGCGCAGTACATGGCGGGAGTGAAACAGGACCGGGCCAGGGTGGCCGAAACTTTGGCGGATCTGAACATTTCAGACAAGGCGGGGTCGCGCCCGTCCCGCTTAAGTTCCGGCCAGGCGCAACGGGCGGCGGTGGCCCGCGCCGTGGTGAACAGACCGAAAGTGATTTTGGCGGACGAGCCAACCTCCAGCCTGGACGACGGGCATTGCCAGTCCACCGTGGGCCTGCTGGAGTCGGTGGCCAGGGAATTCAACGCCACTCTTGTCATCGTCACCCACGACGGCAGGATAAAGCCCAGGTTCACAAACCGGCTGGAGCTTGAGTGA
- a CDS encoding ABC transporter permease has product MNLIKISLIYIRRQSLNTLLNALLMALGVGGVVALVVVMDQVEGKLQKDAAGIDLVAGAKGSPAQLIMSAIFHIDAPTGNISAADAESISKNRFVKKAIPLALGDSAQGFRIIGTTAEYPAHYGANVAQGKLWAAPMEAVIGASVAKTTGLRPGASFTGSHGLTAGGEEHHDNPYKVTGVLSPTDSALDNLILTSVESVWKVHEAHGHHEEEAGDHHEAEHDHDEEGGEITALLIQYSTPMAAASFPRYVNSISSLQAASPAFETARIMTALGAGVQVMKGFSFALIFSAGLGVFIALYNAMKERKYDLAIMRALGASRRKLFLHVICEGFILTTIGVVAGIVAGHLAVAFLGAWLGETRQMAISWAYWSPKEFYLVPVAFVVGFSASLIPAIQAYSTDVANTLTDGGK; this is encoded by the coding sequence ATGAATCTAATCAAAATCAGCCTTATATATATACGGCGGCAGTCGTTGAATACCCTGCTCAACGCCTTGCTGATGGCCTTGGGCGTGGGCGGCGTGGTGGCGCTGGTGGTGGTCATGGACCAGGTGGAGGGCAAGCTCCAGAAAGACGCCGCGGGCATAGACCTGGTGGCGGGCGCCAAAGGGAGCCCGGCCCAGCTGATCATGTCCGCCATTTTCCATATAGACGCGCCCACCGGCAACATATCCGCCGCGGATGCGGAGAGCATATCTAAAAACCGGTTTGTCAAAAAAGCCATTCCCCTGGCCCTTGGCGATAGCGCCCAGGGTTTCCGCATAATCGGGACCACTGCGGAATATCCGGCCCATTACGGCGCGAATGTTGCCCAGGGGAAGTTATGGGCGGCGCCCATGGAGGCTGTTATTGGCGCCAGCGTCGCTAAAACCACAGGATTAAGGCCAGGCGCCAGTTTTACAGGCTCCCACGGATTGACTGCAGGCGGTGAGGAGCATCACGACAATCCCTATAAGGTTACGGGTGTTCTTTCCCCCACGGATTCGGCGCTGGACAACCTCATCCTCACTTCCGTGGAGAGCGTCTGGAAAGTTCATGAAGCGCATGGCCACCACGAGGAAGAGGCTGGCGATCACCATGAAGCGGAGCATGACCATGATGAAGAAGGCGGTGAGATCACTGCCCTGCTGATCCAATACTCCACCCCCATGGCCGCCGCTTCGTTCCCCCGTTACGTCAACAGCATAAGCTCATTGCAGGCCGCCTCGCCCGCCTTTGAGACCGCCCGCATAATGACGGCGCTGGGCGCAGGGGTTCAGGTTATGAAAGGTTTCTCGTTCGCATTGATATTCTCCGCGGGGCTGGGGGTTTTCATCGCCCTGTACAACGCCATGAAAGAGCGTAAATACGACCTGGCCATCATGCGGGCGCTGGGCGCGTCACGGCGAAAACTTTTCCTGCACGTGATCTGCGAAGGGTTTATTTTGACCACCATTGGCGTGGTTGCTGGAATCGTGGCGGGCCATCTGGCGGTGGCGTTCCTTGGCGCATGGCTGGGCGAAACCAGGCAAATGGCCATAAGCTGGGCCTATTGGTCGCCAAAGGAGTTTTACCTCGTTCCAGTGGCTTTTGTGGTGGGTTTTAGCGCGTCGCTGATTCCCGCCATCCAGGCATATTCCACTGATGTAGCCAACACGTTGACCGATGGAGGGAAATGA
- a CDS encoding DUF3299 domain-containing protein — MNYSRWLIIVFVLSPVALVAWVMTKNVSGFQAAKPVTASQKAADGLIAIDWDILGLVKPNQLSPEMSEEFDPRIKALDGKKVKLTGFMLPSSASREQTLFLISRNSSTCFFCLPGGPESLVMVHAVKPVTYVYDPVTVTGRFKLPAKPGDDIFYEMEDAVGVK, encoded by the coding sequence ATGAACTATTCTAGATGGCTCATCATCGTTTTCGTTCTGTCGCCTGTGGCGCTCGTCGCATGGGTCATGACTAAAAACGTTTCCGGGTTTCAAGCCGCAAAGCCGGTTACTGCAAGCCAAAAAGCGGCGGACGGGTTAATCGCCATAGACTGGGACATTCTGGGTCTGGTTAAACCAAACCAGCTGTCACCGGAAATGAGCGAAGAGTTCGACCCAAGGATAAAAGCGCTGGATGGGAAAAAGGTGAAGTTGACAGGGTTTATGTTGCCCTCCAGCGCTTCCAGGGAGCAAACGCTTTTCCTTATCTCCCGCAATTCCTCCACATGCTTTTTCTGCCTGCCCGGCGGCCCGGAAAGCCTTGTGATGGTCCATGCGGTAAAACCGGTGACGTATGTTTATGACCCTGTCACGGTGACCGGGAGATTCAAACTGCCAGCCAAACCGGGGGACGATATTTTTTATGAAATGGAAGATGCCGTGGGGGTGAAATAG
- a CDS encoding PKD domain-containing protein gives MRSNIFKPCATILAAVLSLALVSCGQGGQDKESSGQPGQSKTLNMSLNFPSGYSYNRDTHELVTGSSPVNALSLAPYITQVALSISGPNIETIVLSVPLDTLTVTVYLPDGEYTFYVVVFTNLGLTFTDSQTGVVGAGLALDLNFNLEVNAPPVIDGISVGTSVTPKRTPVSITVNASDPDGDALSYSFSGGGSVSGSAPNFSWSADHSGNYTITVTVDDGHGAASIASFGITVTNQAPVINSVSADNTEPTTAETVGLSCSASDPDGDSITYTWSDGAGWSASGSSVSYSPTTAGSVTVTCTASDGDGGTDTGSVTLNVTNANNSPAISFVDVFELDALDDWLSHNGVIVNNLGCFDNTFQFECFASDPDGDGITYTWSVSVIYWLNGANSDSTTLSGHYNPFPQGAVLNSNAIVWDVWNNWLGVLDGAFLTQLSVTCTATDGKGGSASKTVTFTGGGC, from the coding sequence ATGAGAAGTAATATTTTTAAGCCTTGCGCCACTATACTGGCGGCCGTTCTTTCCCTTGCGCTGGTCTCTTGCGGGCAGGGTGGGCAGGACAAAGAAAGCTCCGGCCAGCCGGGCCAGTCTAAAACCCTCAACATGTCTTTAAACTTCCCCTCCGGTTACAGCTATAACCGGGACACTCATGAACTTGTTACCGGTAGCTCTCCGGTGAACGCCCTTTCGCTGGCGCCATATATCACCCAGGTGGCCCTTTCCATATCCGGCCCGAACATAGAAACCATCGTGTTAAGCGTTCCGCTGGACACATTGACGGTCACGGTATATCTGCCCGATGGCGAATACACCTTCTACGTGGTGGTGTTCACCAACCTGGGGCTGACCTTTACGGACTCGCAGACCGGCGTTGTGGGGGCGGGCCTGGCGCTGGACCTGAATTTCAACCTGGAGGTTAACGCGCCCCCGGTGATAGACGGCATCTCGGTGGGAACATCCGTCACGCCGAAAAGAACGCCGGTGTCCATAACCGTGAACGCCTCCGACCCGGACGGTGACGCTCTCTCATACTCGTTCAGCGGCGGCGGAAGCGTAAGCGGCTCCGCTCCCAATTTCAGCTGGTCGGCGGACCATTCGGGCAATTACACCATAACCGTCACCGTGGACGACGGCCACGGCGCCGCGTCCATCGCAAGTTTCGGCATAACCGTCACTAACCAGGCGCCGGTCATAAACAGCGTTTCCGCGGACAACACCGAGCCGACCACCGCCGAAACCGTTGGATTATCATGTTCCGCCTCCGATCCTGATGGAGACTCCATCACATACACATGGTCCGACGGCGCCGGGTGGAGCGCCAGCGGCTCTTCTGTCAGCTACAGCCCCACAACCGCCGGTTCCGTAACCGTTACATGCACAGCCAGCGACGGTGACGGCGGAACGGATACGGGCTCGGTCACGCTGAATGTGACCAACGCCAACAACTCGCCAGCCATATCCTTTGTGGACGTGTTCGAGCTGGACGCGCTGGACGACTGGCTTTCGCATAACGGGGTTATCGTTAATAACCTTGGGTGTTTTGACAACACATTCCAGTTCGAGTGTTTCGCCAGCGATCCGGACGGGGACGGCATCACATATACCTGGTCGGTCTCTGTCATTTATTGGTTGAACGGCGCCAACTCGGATTCCACCACTTTGTCCGGCCATTACAATCCGTTCCCCCAAGGCGCCGTTCTGAACAGCAACGCTATTGTATGGGATGTATGGAATAACTGGCTGGGCGTGCTGGACGGCGCGTTCCTGACTCAACTATCGGTAACCTGCACAGCCACAGACGGTAAAGGTGGTAGCGCTAGCAAGACCGTGACCTTTACGGGAGGCGGTTGTTAA
- a CDS encoding FecR domain-containing protein: MRALNLILVVFILLAAPAMADTPIGAKAVYVRGDVSVTAKADGKTYKVDKGATFAAGDRLVTSANGVVEVQFDTGNLIRLDKGSDLVIKNLHRNERGSTFSIFGLTLGRVKSAVSKLASSESKFEYHTKAAIAGVAGTPDWVVEVIGDTTNVDLLGEEGEPGQVYVLGGDKKVFLSAQFRTTITYGLPPVDPFKIDPNRLQILRMDIPFQSRIESPHLVTTMAEQIVVDNIRRRISIPPVVTPDNSRSLEELERHYDVGGTGGGSQGGGGGQAAPGLNPVTIRININ, translated from the coding sequence ATGAGAGCGTTAAACCTTATTCTGGTGGTTTTCATCCTTTTGGCGGCGCCCGCCATGGCCGACACTCCCATAGGCGCCAAGGCTGTTTATGTGCGGGGCGACGTGAGCGTTACCGCCAAAGCGGATGGCAAAACATACAAGGTGGATAAAGGCGCCACTTTCGCCGCTGGAGACAGGCTTGTTACCTCCGCCAATGGCGTGGTGGAGGTGCAGTTCGACACCGGCAACCTGATACGGCTGGACAAGGGGAGCGACCTGGTAATAAAAAACCTGCATCGCAACGAGCGGGGCTCCACCTTCTCCATATTCGGCCTCACGCTGGGCCGGGTGAAATCCGCCGTCAGCAAGCTGGCCAGTTCCGAGTCCAAGTTCGAATACCACACCAAGGCGGCCATAGCCGGGGTGGCGGGCACGCCGGACTGGGTTGTGGAAGTGATTGGAGACACCACCAATGTGGACCTGCTGGGCGAGGAAGGCGAGCCGGGCCAGGTGTACGTGCTGGGTGGAGATAAAAAGGTTTTCCTGTCGGCCCAGTTCCGCACAACCATCACCTACGGCCTGCCCCCGGTGGATCCTTTCAAAATAGACCCCAACCGCCTGCAGATACTTCGGATGGACATACCGTTCCAGAGCCGGATAGAAAGCCCCCACCTGGTAACCACCATGGCGGAGCAGATAGTGGTGGACAATATCCGGCGCAGGATTTCCATCCCACCCGTGGTAACCCCCGATAACTCCAGATCCCTCGAAGAGCTGGAGCGGCATTACGATGTCGGCGGCACGGGCGGCGGGTCGCAGGGCGGCGGTGGTGGGCAGGCCGCGCCAGGGTTGAACCCGGTAACCATAAGGATAAACATAAATTGA